The following is a genomic window from Nicotiana tabacum cultivar K326 chromosome 3, ASM71507v2, whole genome shotgun sequence.
atgtttaggattgaaacacacctctcatttgccttctcatctgtttaaggcatttgtatcttctctttttagtattatttcacttgtatttttggagtaatataaaatattggttgtgtccgaggagtaggcaaaattagcagaacctcgtaaattctgatattccctttattgttgctttattgtcttatttattatttggtggctgtcataatttttggtatagtagttgtgacttattcacactatatacatttggcttccacaACATCAACTAGTTTCGACAACTAGAGATAAGTCGAAATCATTAGTTCGGGAGAGCTAATATAAGTGATCAAAGTTTCCAATTCTTGACAACGGTGAACttgaatcctttccaaaattatTCTGATTTGTGTTAATATGGAGAGAGGCCCCTTCAGTTGATTCTCTCTTTTGTATGGAGCCTTTACTGCTAAGTATTTTCCTGCTCACTAACTGGATATTGTAACGTGGTTTTGGCCCATTGGACTATCCCGTGCATTTCTTGACCATTTCTGGAAAATTCCTCTTAACCATCAATTGCTTTCCTCTACTAGATCAGTTTAACTTGGCCAAATTAAACACAGACAAGTAATCTAGAATAATCAATAGCCTCCATCACATAAGGCTTGGTTCATTGAAAGCTTAGGTAGATTAATGAAAACAACTTTAGCCCCAAAAGCTGTTACTCATTGTAATCATTGTAAACCAGGAGCAATGATATTTGTTGAAGTGTGTGACCagtgaccatctcatctaaaagcttaaattGATAGTGAGaatacatttttatttatttaattatgatttttatttatttaaaagcttaaattgATAGTGAGaatacatttttatttatttaattatgtcttcaacacgCCCCTCACGTGCGGGCTTGATTCTTTTTTTATGAGTCAAGCACGTGAAAATTCTTTTTGATATTGGGTGGTGGTGAGACCCGAACCCAGGACCTCtgcctgctctgataccatgttgaagtgtgtgactatctcatctaaaagtttaagCTGTTAGAGAGAACACACTTTTATTTGTTCCCAAATTAGTAAAATGAGATAAAGTTCTTAACAATAATATTGGACATTTAAGAACATACCAACTTCAAACCATTTTTTATAAGCAattaaaaacttcaaaaagattaGAAGATACTTCACAAAAACTGAACAAGTTCTAGGGTctaaagactcttttttttttgtgtgtgtatgtgtgcgtatgagagagagagagagcgcaagCGAGCAATTTGCCTTGTCCTTGGGCTTGATTAGCAAACACTGTAAAACTGAAGAGCCCCAAGTGCTTGTATTTTTGGTTCCAAGAAAACGATCTCTTCCATACCTCAGATTATATTTGCTCCTTGTCCATTTCCTCTATATAAAATGTGATTCCATCAATGGAAGGGAGAGAAAAAGTATCCTTGTATCCTGATCAAAAGAGTGGAAATGGATCAGAAAGGGAAAAAAGAATAATCAGCAAGAAAGTATCAAGACAGCAAAGTTCCTGTTTAACCAATTGGTTACAAAACTTGGACTTACACTTATAGAAGTACCAATGCAAGTCACTAAACTACTTTTTCTGCACTCAGCTCGACTTTATCTCTCCTCACTGATTGACTAACTCATGATTTCAATTGTTGATAATGGCTTCATCTTATGGAGTTTTTCTTCATTGTGTGAAGATCAGCTTTGATTCTTTAGCCTAACATAATGAACTTGTATTGTATGTGGTTAATATACTGTATCTGAGGTTGTCTGATAAATAAATTTCAGATAATAGCGAGAATGAACAGCCACAAAAGCAGTCAGAGGTGCAAAGCCAGTCTTCATCCCCTGTAGATGAATTGTCCCTCCCTGGCACTGTGCCACCAAACATGCACTACTTCATGCCTTCTCAATTCCGAGATGCAAATGCTATGGTATTATTATTTTGAACTCATTTCAACTTTTGTTTGTGATAACCTATTTATGAAAGTCCTTTTTATTCTGCTCCTAGTCATTATTCTTGCCAGTAAATGCAATttccatccccccccccccccccccccacaaaataATACACACACATGTGATTGTTTAAGTTCTATGACTGCTATCTTTGTTCAGTAATAGGGTTCTTGTTAAATCTGGCAAAGAACTAAAAATATGAACATGTGAATGTATTGATGTTGGTTTGGGAGTATTGTCTTCATGCAGATACTTGTTATCTGCctttttcatcttcttttgtttagTTAATACAGTGCACGCACATATATGTTGCATATATTATTTAAATTCACATGATCCTCTGAACACTCCAAAATTGGCTTAAATAATTGGAAGCAAATTTCCATATCCTTGTTCATCTTGATATGCAGATTGAAATAAGTTTTGCTGGGAACCATACAATACCATAGTGTAGGGACGTAAAGTCTAGAGAtcaaatttgtatttttgtcaTACTACATCAAATTAATAAGCATCTAAtcttgcccccccccccccccccccgacaattgtttttaataaaaattcttgaAATATTTAGGGCATTAGTTTCAAGattttcaaacatttcaaatGTAAGCAAATGGTATGATGTTTTCCTTTTACTTTAAATGTCATACTCAGACGTCATCCATTAGTTAGAATGTTCATCTACCATTACTATTTGTACACTAACCCCTCAATCAGCATGGGTTAAGTTTTTTCATGTATAATGGAACTAAGAATGATCTACTGTCGTCTTTTATTTATTGCAGGCGCAAACAGCTTATCCTTATTCAGACCCTTACTACAGGGGTATCTTTGCACCCTATGAcatgcagccttaccctgcacAACCTTATCCAGCACAGTCAACGGTATAGATTTTCGTACTAATTACATTTTCATTTGGAATCTAGTGAAGAAGTCTTTCTTACTAATTACATTTTCATTTGGAATCTAGTGAAGAAGTCTTCACAAAGTTTATCTGACCCATGGTTTGGCAGGTTCAACTTCAATTGATGGGAATTCAGCAAGTTGGTGTTCCTCTGCCATCAGATACCATAGAAGAACCTGTTTTTGTTAATGCAAAACAGTATCATGGCATCTTGAGGCGTCGACAATCTCGTGCAAAAGCTGAATCAGAAAATAAACTTCTAAAAGCTAGGAAGGTATTTTGTACAAAATGCACTTTGTATCATTTTACCTGCAGGGTCAGTTGCTTCAGTAGGCCTGCCATTTGGCAGCTTATTGGTTCAACGGCTGATTTATATTTCCCAGTTCATTAGCCTGCCAGATTTACCAACCTGTAGAACTTCTATTTGGCCCCTTATATTTTGAGGTCAGACATAATGGTAACACGTAAAACCCCAACATTTTATTTCTTATGTACTATATCGTGACAATAAAAAGCAGATAGTGAAAAAGTTAGTAGGGAAATTGGCAGAAAGCAGTTTTACTCCATTTGCTTAAGGTCTAGTGCAAGTTAATGCCTCAGATACTCTCTTGGTGCACATGAAAATCCGTAGGATTTTGTAACATGATATATTGTACCAATGTCTTTGCTGCACCAAATGGTATTAAACATTAAAAATGTTATTCCGACGAAATCAGGATCTAACTCCAATCTAAGAAACTACATGTACTCATGATTTTTGGGCCACACGAGGAGTAAAAGTGCTATTTCGTTAATTGCTCCATCAACATCTTATGGTTTGTTGTCTATCATCCCAACATGacaacaataacaattattaTGCTTCAATCCCGAACAAGTTGAGGTTGACAATATGAATCCTTATTTCTTTCTTTAAGCTCACCTTGTATCATCATCattaccaaaataaaataaaacaaaaatgaaagtaaaaagtaagataaataaaaaaatatacatatgtatatacacataaatatataaataatagtaataatactAATATTATTAGAAGTTCTCTACCAAGTCTAAAACCTATTCCCAATTAGTAGGAAACAACTATATAGATATTTCTCTTCCATTGTGTCCTAATCTTTAGCTAAATCTATGTTGATTCCAAAAATTAGGTCTTTCGAGACTACTTCCTTCCATGTGATTTTAGGTCGATCCCGTCCCCTTTTTAATACTTTCCCTCACTATAGTTTCGCACGTACGGATCGGTGCATCTGTAGGTCGACGTAGTATATGGCCAAACCATCTCAAGCGGCCTTCTCTCATTTTCTCATCAATGCATACAACTTGTACCTTCCTACGAATGTGGTTATTTTTAATCTTATCTAATTTTGTGTGACCGCACATCCATCTTAAGATCTGCATTTTTGCAACACTCATCTTGTGAATATGGTGGACTTTAGCCGCCCAACATTCACTATCATATAACATAGCCGGTCTTATAGTTgttttatagaacttacctttcaCTTTGACAAGCATCCTTCTATCACAAAACTCCTTGTAGCATACTAGTATTTCTCTATTTCAACCATTTGGTTTTAATCTTATGAGTAACATCTTTATTTATCATTCCATTTTCTTGAAACGAACCTAGATATctaaattgtttgcattttgtcaCCGTAATCTCATCTAGTCTTACCTCAACTTTGCTCTTCTCATGCTGACTAAACTTGCAGTGCATGTACTCCGTCTTACTTCTACTTATCCTGAAACCCTTATTTTCTAAGGTGCTTCTCCATTGCTCAAGTTTGTGGTTGACACTCTCACTAGTTTCGTCAATTAGCACAattcatcagcaaatagcatacaCTATCGGACCTCATCTTGTATTGGTTATCTCATCCATGCCTAGGATAAATATGTAGGGGTTCAATTTAGAACCCCAGTGTAAACCCACTGATATGGGAAACTCCTCAGTCTCTCCTACTATTGTTTGCACGCTAGTGACAACTCCTTCATACATGAtctttataatatttatatatttgatATGAATTTCTTTCTTCTCCGTCGCTCCCCAAAGGACCTTTCATGGTACTCTAtcatatgctttctctaggtcaatgaacTTCATGTGTAGATCGTTCTTCCTTTCGTGATAATTTCCAacatgatgacacataagaaaaattGAACAGAATTAAAAGTGATAAAAAAGAGTAGGCATCATATGAAATATAAGTGACACAGAtcaaaaaatacaataaaataaaaatgattcTCAAAGATGTATTGCAATTTATTGGGGGAACTTGATTGTTATTGGCTTTGCTCCTAGTTGTAATCAAGTTTGAGTTTGCTTTAGGTCAACCCAATCAGGAGTTAGCTCTTTCTCTGGATCACAATTGATATTGAGAAATACTGGATTATCTACTTTCCAAATTAGATCTGAAAACAGGATATAAAAAATGGATGGTAGATTTGGATGTGAATAATTATAGAACACTACAAAAGGGGTGATTTATATGTTGCTTAGATATTGGAGGGACTAATTGTGTCCTTGAACTTAGGAACAAGTGCAATTTTACCTAGTGTATACTTCCTAAACACTTCTGACTTTTTCTATTTGTGCTTCTCTTTTTCAGCCACAGAATTGTAGTCAGAAGTGTTCCTGCTGCCTCTATTCTTTTGATGGTCCAAGTATTAATTTTTTAGTTGTACAAGTGTCCAAATAGTTGAGAAATGCAACTGAATAAATAGAATTGTATGAGGCTTAAAATTTGTCTGAGTTGGACGCATTATTTATCAGGAATATCTTGCGCTTGATCAACGATGTCATTAATTTCCTAGTAAATTAAGAGCTCAAAGTCAAAGCTTTGATTGTGTCGAGTAGCATTGTCTGTTATTAAGGCAGCCTGCCCCATTAATTGTTGTAATCTCTGTTTGAGGCTGTGTGCTTCCAGCACCAAGACCTTGGGGGTCTTACTTTACGAAATAATCTTGCAGCCCTACTTGCATGAATCTTGGCATTTACATGCACTAAAAAGAGCTAGAGGATGTGGTGGTCGTTTTCAGTCAAAGAAGAACGATGAGTACGGTGATAAGTCACAGGCAACTGTTAATATTGACTCCAACAAAATCGAGGTTACTTCTTCAGAAGATGCCTCTTGAATTGAGAAGTTTGTGGGACCAGACACTGGAAGAACTGTTTAAATTCATTGACAGCTTAAAACTATGGTAGTTGGGTAAGTTCAGGCAGGGTCTGGTGTTTCTGTCGCATTATCTCAGTATGAAATTTTCAGGAGTAGGCTGAGTTGCAAAAATGGCAGCTGTGCATGTATTTTCGAGATGCTGTCTAAACTTTCTCTTTTgaatcttcctttttttttctttttcttctgtaAGTAATTTTAGCCGTTCCTTGCGCTGGAACTTTGGTAGATTTGTCCGAAGGTAAAGGTTCGTTAGCTGTAACATGTAAGAATACGTTCTTTTAGCTTAGGAAGATAAGCTAACGCAGTGCAGGTCCTTACATTCTCATTGTCAAAGGTCAATTACATTCTCTTTGTCAGTATCTTGAAATGTTTCCTGTGTTACTTGTGCTTAAAACTTGATTACTAGTGAAAGTGAGTATTCGTAGAGTAATTGTCAATGATTATGGACTCGAACCTGGTGAGTCATCCATGTCCAATGTGACTTGAACAACTCGGGCACATTTTCCATTAAGAAACATATATTTGTAAGAGAACtatttgaaaattcaaaatttctCTTTGGTTAGCTTTTTCAATCCCTTCGATGGGCTCAAGGATTCTAATACATAAGAGTAAAATTGCTTATTTAAATTTCTTTACTATTATGCAGAAAGCTCTCGGTTAACAAAGTCGAAACCAAAGATGCGTATGTTTCTCCTCACCTAAAAACATCTATGAAGGGCGGGCTGAACTTGAACCAATTGTCTATTTAACTGGTAACTGTCAGCAAATAAAATTATTGGTTCGAGCTTGCTCTATGCAATACATGTGTCTCAATTCCCAACAAGTTGGGATCAACTATATAGTTTTCATTGTTCATATCGTTTTATTTATGTCTGTCTCACTCAAATTTATAAGAACTGGCACGGGCTTAAATAAAGAAACATGACTACTGTAGTCAAACAAAAACAATCATATTTTCAAGAAGCCATTAATGGATAAAAACGTAACCTGGAAAATTGGCCCTCGTAAATCAAACTTGTCATTCCCTATAAAACAAAGAGTTTAATCTATTTttcttcagaaaagaaaaaaaaaaaaaaaaaaaatctaaccaggtccatttaattaaaaataatttaaaaggttgAGTGGGTTTAAATGAAGGAAGCTGGGCAGAGACATGATCATTCAGGAGGTAAAAACAGAGCGTAGTTCAAATGTTAAAGCAGCTTCAAGCTAAAGAGCATTTGATAGTTGTCAGGTTTTTCCCACAAATATAAACTGACTGGTATAAACATTTTCCACTCTAATTTTTTTGAGAACACAAAATTTCTAGAGTATGTTGGGAGTTTGCTAACATAAATGTTGATATAATTTATTCCCATAACCTACTTCCTAAAGATTTTGATAAATACTTGACTGACaaaaaacaacaaataaaaagaagaagaaagaaatagaaaaacaGTACACAAAAGAAGAGAATAGGAAATGCAAGTCAAAGAACAATAGCAAGACAAGGTACTATTGCCGTCTTATTTCCTGGGAAAGCGCTGCGGGATTTGAAGCGTATGGTTCGTGCACCGACAATTCGGACAAGACTTTCCTGTTCAGCTGGACATTCTCCTTCATCAGTCTATGCATGAAGTTTCCATAATTTACCTATAAAAGAAATGACGCAAGCGAAAAGCATATCATGATTTGCATCAAAAAACTATTTAACATATCATATGGGTCGatgtttttcctttttgtagTGAGAGAGAGGGAAAGTACCATTTAACAATACAAGATTTCCATCAAAATGACTTAGTGGTGTCTACCTCTTATGGTGGCACTCATATTACTAAACAACTAACAACAGAATTCCAAACCTTGGTAATTAAGATTGGAAGTCGGAAATGGATGTAAATTAGGACTATAATGATAGGACTCGTAAATCGTGCAAGCTGTTTAGAAAGATTAATTTCCTGCCAAACAGAGAGATGCTACAATTGCAGACTGCAGAAATAACAATGGACTGCTGATTAAGTCCAGAGGATTGGGAAGTCGATGGAGTGGAACTTCTCTTGCATAAACAAGAAGAACAAAATACATCTGAAGCTGATTCTCTATTTGGAAAGATGAGAAATTCACCGTGAAATCATGCTACAACATACTGATTAAAGGTAGCTAATAAAATACGTCATAGATGTTATGCTACAAGTGCAGAAGATCTCTAGAGTTCCCCAATCATTTTTTATACTCTTTAGCAATACGTAGCAGAAACGGTATCTCTTCCTCAACCTGTTGGAGTGCACTAGGTGATGTCAAAGATAGCCTTCCGAACCTGGATGGATAGACATGAGTGGAAAACTGATAAGACTGGATAACTATATTCCTGTTTCTATTGACAACATGGCTGGAGGAGAGCAACAACTGTCGATAACAAAAGTTTGGTGTAACCCAGACTCTGTATATGACTTGCATACCGCACTGGACATTATAGATTCCTCATTTCCCTTTATGCTGAAAGGGTCTAAGTCACACACACATTTTTTGAGCACCCAATTGGTGCTATGATTAATGAAAATTTACCTTCTTATTAAAAAAACAATACCTACGACCAGTGTTGCCAAAGGCGAAAAGCTTTAAAAAGTGTTCTACGGTCTATTGAGGCTTTAAGTGCAAAGTGCAGGTAAGGTGT
Proteins encoded in this region:
- the LOC107821024 gene encoding uncharacterized protein LOC107821024, whose amino-acid sequence is MGLVGQGERVQGHNKKARTASQGSPIREWQKVSEYGFDLNKVECELAKNAEEQARLVKQLKEKYNNEIVGLKKRVTTFENKMIKQAKDFKAEREHCYAAMAQDNSENEQPQKQSEVQSQSSSPVDELSLPGTVPPNMHYFMPSQFRDANAMAQTAYPYSDPYYRGIFAPYDMQPYPAQPYPAQSTVQLQLMGIQQVGVPLPSDTIEEPVFVNAKQYHGILRRRQSRAKAESENKLLKARKPYLHESWHLHALKRARGCGGRFQSKKNDEYGDKSQATVNIDSNKIEVTSSEDAS